The following are from one region of the Corythoichthys intestinalis isolate RoL2023-P3 chromosome 17, ASM3026506v1, whole genome shotgun sequence genome:
- the olfm1b gene encoding olfactomedin 1b isoform X2 — protein MQPASKLLTLVLLIVMGTELTQVLPANPEESWQVYSSGQDGEGRCVCTVVAPQQSMCSRDARTKQLRQLLEKVQNMTQSIQVLDQRTQRELQYVEKMEVQLRGLQTKFRQVEENHMQNIAKQYKAIKAKMEELRPLIPVLVEYKADAKLVLQFKEEVQNLTSVLSGLQEEMGAYDYEELHNRVSNLEERLRACMQKLACGKLTGISDPIIIKTSGSRYGSWMTDPLAPEGDTRVWYMDGYHNNRFVREYKSMQDFMTTDNFTSHRLPHPWSGTGQVVYNGSIYFNKFQSHVIIKFDFRTSSISKSRQLDYAGFNSVYHYAWGGHSDIDLMVDEGGLWAVYATNQNAGNIVISKLNPDTLQIVKSWTTNHPKRSAGESFMICGTLYVTNGYSGGTKVYYAFSTNSSTYEYIDIALQNKYSHISMLDYNPRDRALYAWNNGHQVLYNVTLFHVIRSEEL, from the exons GTGCTGCCGGCCAACCCGGAGGAGTCGTGGCAGGTGTACAGTTCTGGCCAGGATGGCGAGGGTAGGTGCGTCTGCACTGTGGTGGCACCCCAACAATCTATGTGCTCCAGGGACGCCCGCACAAAACAACTGAGGCAGCTACTGGAGAAG GTCCAGAACATGACCCAGTCCATTCAAGTGTTGGACCAGAGAACCCAGAGGGAGCTCCAGTATGTGGAGAAGATGGAAGTGCAGCTCCGTGGCCTGCAGACCAAGTTTAGGCAAGTGGAAGAGAACCACATGCAGAACATCGCTAAGCAATACAAG GCCATAAAGGCGAAAATGGAGGAGCTTAGGCCGTTGATACCGGTGTTGGTGGAGTACAAGGCCGATGCCAAATTGGTATTGCAGTTTAAGGAGGAGGTCCAGAATCTGACGTCAGTGCTAAGCGGGCTGCAGGAGGAGATGGGGGCCTATGACTACGAGGAGCTCCACAACCGGGTGTCAAATCTTGAGGAGAGGCTGCGAGCGTGCATGCAAAAATTGG CATGCGGCAAACTAACGGGCATCAGCGACCCCATCATTATCAAGACGTCGGGGTCCCGGTACGGCTCCTGGATGACGGATCCCTTGGCGCCTGAAGGAGACACGCGG GTCTGGTACATGGACGGCTATCACAACAACCGCTTTGTGCGGGAGTACAAGTCCATGCAGGACTTCATGACCACCGACAACTTCACTTCACACCGGCTCCCCCACCCTTGGTCCGGAACGGGCCAGGTGGTTTACAACGGGTCAATCTACTTCAACAAATTCCAGAGCCACGTCATTATCAAGTTTGACTTCCGCACCTCATCCATCAGCAAGTCTCGGCAGCTTGACTACGCCGGTTTCAACAGCGTGTACCACTACGCCTGGGGCGGCCACTCGGATATCGATTTGATGGTGGACGAGGGCGGCTTGTGGGCCGTCTACGCCACAAACCAAAACGCCGGCAACATCGTGATCAGCAAGCTGAACCCTGACACCCTGCAGAttgtgaaaagctggaccaccaACCACCCCAAAAGGAGCGCCGGCGAGTCTTTCATGATCTGCGGCACGCTGTACGTCACCAACGGCTACTCGGGAGGCACCAAGGTCTACTACGCCTTCTCCACCAACTCCTCCACCTACGAGTACATAGACATCGCCTTACAGAACAAGTACTCGCATATCTCCATGCTGGACTACAACCCGCGGGACCGCGCTCTCTACGCCTGGAACAACGGGCACCAGGTGCTGTACAACGTTACGCTATTTCACGTCATCCGCTCCGAGGAACTGTAA